Proteins encoded in a region of the Isosphaeraceae bacterium EP7 genome:
- a CDS encoding VWA domain-containing protein has translation MSFGLAHALMLAGLAGLAIPPILHRLRRRPGEVVDWAAMQFLDEEPAARRRPRLDDLPLMLVRMATLGLIAVSLARPYLRSGTGEPGAGPGPRLVVLVLDGSASMGRRGAEGTPREAAVAWARSLLKRLEPGDRVALLLARDRVARVIDPPSSDLSRVAEALDALPPPRGSSDLPSAVGEALRILEGVTQPADLMLLTDHQRLAFRPDESARWQLLRDLRGRLPAPVRLWAPDFSPAGPAAGSTPDGSVGPVSVSRDPIAPGMTLTVSAEIANAGPGPLVRQAELLIDGQLASIPAQAVGPLPPGARAPVLFRASIADAGEHLLGIRLRPADDPNPVDDTSERPVTVRDALSALLVTGEPDADAVERATEFLRIALAPVDDQAPVVRARAAAVSSLTPTSLDGQSLVILAGVDRLPDEFSGPLARFVGQGGGLLVIPGSRAEVPGWVDQLGPRGSDLLPALPGDLKGEVGRREAVAHPAPSSFSGPVMAPLAAGDAPALGLADLYSYRVLRPLPGSTVAARLDNGDPWIVERPRGRGRVALLAGPLDANSGTLPINADFVPLVHEWAGRLGGPDATHRPVRPGEPLAFDLDPPPAADVAAPTITDPDGVRHPASIDRSAGRAVARLRQADIPGVYRLDPAGPRGRAAYATVAADPREPDPARLTPADAARLALGWPLELDSSPARLAGRLLAPRAATDREAWRPLLLLALGGLALEAWMSRLRAR, from the coding sequence GTGAGCTTCGGACTCGCTCACGCCTTGATGCTCGCCGGGCTGGCCGGCCTGGCCATCCCGCCGATCCTCCATCGCCTCAGGAGGCGTCCCGGCGAGGTCGTCGACTGGGCCGCCATGCAGTTCCTCGACGAGGAGCCCGCCGCGCGCCGGCGACCCCGCCTCGACGACCTGCCGCTCATGCTCGTGCGCATGGCCACGCTCGGCCTCATCGCGGTCTCCCTGGCTCGGCCTTATCTCCGGTCGGGCACCGGCGAGCCGGGCGCCGGGCCGGGGCCTCGGCTCGTCGTGCTGGTCCTCGACGGCTCGGCCAGCATGGGACGCCGGGGCGCCGAGGGAACCCCACGCGAAGCGGCCGTCGCCTGGGCACGCTCGCTGCTCAAGAGGCTCGAACCGGGCGACCGGGTCGCCCTGCTCCTGGCCCGCGACCGCGTCGCGCGGGTCATCGACCCTCCGAGCTCCGACCTCTCACGCGTTGCTGAAGCGCTCGACGCCCTCCCGCCCCCCCGCGGGTCGAGTGACCTCCCCTCGGCCGTCGGCGAGGCGTTGCGCATCCTGGAAGGGGTGACACAGCCGGCCGACCTCATGCTGCTCACGGACCACCAGCGGCTGGCCTTCCGCCCCGACGAGTCGGCCCGCTGGCAGCTCTTGCGCGACCTGCGAGGGCGGCTCCCCGCCCCCGTCCGACTCTGGGCACCCGACTTCAGTCCGGCCGGGCCGGCGGCAGGCTCGACCCCCGACGGCTCGGTCGGCCCGGTCTCGGTCTCCCGCGACCCGATTGCACCCGGAATGACGCTGACGGTCTCGGCCGAGATCGCCAACGCAGGGCCCGGCCCGCTGGTGCGGCAGGCCGAATTGCTCATCGATGGCCAGCTCGCGTCGATCCCCGCGCAGGCGGTCGGCCCGCTCCCGCCCGGGGCCCGCGCCCCCGTCCTCTTCCGGGCCTCGATCGCCGACGCGGGGGAGCACCTGCTCGGGATCCGGCTGCGGCCGGCCGACGACCCGAACCCCGTCGACGACACCTCCGAACGCCCCGTCACCGTGCGCGACGCCCTGTCGGCACTGCTCGTCACCGGCGAGCCCGACGCCGACGCTGTGGAACGGGCGACCGAGTTTCTCCGGATCGCGCTCGCCCCGGTCGACGATCAGGCCCCGGTCGTCCGAGCCCGGGCAGCGGCGGTTAGCTCACTGACGCCCACCTCGCTCGACGGCCAGTCGCTCGTCATCCTGGCCGGCGTCGACCGCCTGCCGGACGAGTTCAGCGGGCCGCTCGCCAGATTCGTCGGGCAGGGCGGCGGGCTGCTCGTCATCCCCGGAAGCCGGGCCGAAGTCCCCGGCTGGGTCGACCAGCTCGGCCCGCGCGGGTCCGACCTGCTGCCGGCGCTTCCCGGCGATCTGAAGGGGGAAGTGGGCCGCCGCGAGGCCGTGGCGCACCCGGCCCCCTCCAGTTTCAGCGGCCCCGTGATGGCCCCGCTCGCCGCGGGCGACGCCCCCGCCCTGGGGCTCGCCGACCTGTACTCGTACCGGGTGCTCCGCCCCCTGCCCGGCTCAACTGTCGCGGCCCGGCTGGACAACGGCGACCCCTGGATCGTCGAACGGCCGCGAGGTCGGGGCCGGGTCGCACTGCTCGCCGGCCCGCTGGACGCCAATTCCGGGACCCTGCCGATCAACGCGGACTTCGTCCCGCTCGTCCACGAGTGGGCCGGCCGCCTGGGAGGGCCCGACGCCACGCATCGGCCCGTCCGCCCCGGCGAGCCGCTCGCCTTCGACCTCGACCCGCCGCCCGCCGCCGACGTCGCCGCGCCGACCATCACCGACCCCGACGGCGTCCGCCACCCCGCGTCCATCGACCGGTCGGCCGGCCGGGCCGTCGCTCGGCTGCGCCAGGCCGACATCCCTGGCGTCTACCGGCTCGACCCGGCCGGCCCCCGAGGCCGAGCCGCTTACGCGACGGTCGCCGCAGACCCACGCGAGCCCGACCCCGCCCGCCTGACCCCGGCCGACGCCGCCCGACTGGCCCTGGGCTGGCCGCTCGAACTCGACTCCTCGCCCGCTCGGCTGGCGGGCCGGCTGCTCGCCCCCCGCGCCGCCACCGACCGCGAAGCTTGGAGGCCGCTCCTCCTGCTCGCGCTCGGCGGGCTCGCCCTGGAAGCCTGGATGTCCCGGCTCAGGGCACGATGA
- a CDS encoding choice-of-anchor A family protein, giving the protein MTRRIFGRIAGAMLTLAAPGLASADSVLYKYNVVTTGDFTQNSHVDYNTFIGGNLKGSGGVFSMSNNFPVGPGLTIAGTAVGSSNQQVNSNRNLVVSSAGAAGTVHLNGGSLVIDSTLATQAAQISQELQNDSIAFKALATNQAGPVVANNGQFTFTVNAATAVNGVAVFNINGALLSSNSVQNGLSLAGDFASVSSIIINVTGTSITTNGNFNGAWNGAPISAKTLWNFADATTLTLNNNFQGAILAVNAAVTHSSVSTDGSLFAKSLVSNGEIHKSLYSGYVPSPSVVPEPASLVMAGIGAAFAMVTARRRARA; this is encoded by the coding sequence ATGACTCGCCGCATTTTCGGTCGGATCGCCGGTGCCATGCTGACCCTTGCCGCCCCGGGCCTGGCCTCGGCCGATTCGGTCCTCTACAAGTACAACGTCGTCACCACGGGCGACTTCACCCAGAACTCGCATGTTGATTACAACACATTCATCGGCGGCAATCTGAAGGGGTCCGGCGGCGTCTTCTCGATGAGCAACAACTTCCCGGTCGGGCCCGGCCTGACCATCGCCGGAACCGCCGTCGGCTCCAGCAACCAGCAGGTCAACAGCAACCGGAACCTCGTCGTCTCCAGCGCCGGCGCCGCGGGCACCGTCCACCTCAACGGCGGGTCGCTCGTCATCGACTCGACCCTGGCGACGCAGGCCGCCCAGATCAGCCAGGAATTGCAGAACGACTCGATCGCCTTCAAGGCCCTGGCCACCAATCAGGCGGGCCCGGTGGTGGCCAACAACGGCCAGTTCACCTTCACCGTGAACGCGGCCACCGCCGTCAACGGCGTCGCCGTCTTCAACATCAATGGGGCCTTGCTCAGCAGCAACTCGGTCCAGAATGGCCTCTCGCTGGCCGGCGACTTCGCGAGCGTCAGCAGCATCATCATCAACGTCACGGGCACGTCGATCACCACGAACGGGAACTTCAACGGCGCCTGGAACGGTGCCCCGATCAGCGCCAAGACGCTCTGGAACTTCGCCGACGCCACCACGCTGACCCTCAACAACAACTTCCAGGGGGCCATCCTGGCCGTCAACGCCGCCGTGACGCACAGCAGCGTCTCGACCGACGGCTCGCTCTTCGCCAAGTCGCTGGTCTCCAATGGCGAGATCCACAAGTCCCTCTACAGCGGCTACGTGCCGAGTCCCTCGGTCGTCCCCGAGCCCGCCTCGTTGGTCATGGCCGGGATCGGTGCCGCCTTCGCCATGGTCACCGCCCGCCGCCGGGCCCGCGCCTGA